One Ricinus communis isolate WT05 ecotype wild-type chromosome 7, ASM1957865v1, whole genome shotgun sequence genomic region harbors:
- the LOC8284999 gene encoding GDSL esterase/lipase At1g71250 isoform X2 has product MELKIIAVMLGLLQIITSIHNNNNIHCCGSGGVVMGSQIPAMFVFGDSLLDDGDLIGLPPLPPFAATATGITSILNGVNYASAAAGILDDTGKNLGDRYTLRQQVQNFKTSVTQLKAQMDDNKLSEYLGKSLALINIGSNDYLNNYLMPSLYSTSFTYNPRDYAHLLIASYTDQILVLHSLGVKKFFLTAVGPLGCIPNQLATGLAPPGNCISFVNDWVEIFNMQLKSLVDQLNHNHSDSIFVYGNTYAAFNDVLDNPSSYGFEVTDRGCCGIGRNEGLITCLPFAIPCFNRDKYVFWDAYHPTQAFNRIMAQRAYSGPPSDCYPINIKQMALI; this is encoded by the exons ATGGAGTTGAAGATTATTGCTGTCATGTTGGGATTACTGCAAATTATAACGAgcattcataataataataatattcacTGCTGTGGGAGTGGTGGAGTAGTGATGGGATCACAAATTCCAGCCATGTTTGTGTTTGGAGACTCCTTACTAGATGATG GTGATCTGATAGGGCTACCTCCTCTTCCACCCTTTGCAGCAACAGCAACAGGAATTACAAGCATTCTTAATGGAGTCAATTATGCTTCAGCTGCTGCAGGGATTCTTGATGACACTGGAAAAAATCTA GGAGATCGATATACCTTAAGGCAGCAAgtgcaaaattttaaaactagtGTAACCCAATTAAAGGCTCAAATGGATGACAATAAACTGAGCGAGTATTTGGGAAAGTCCTTGGCTCTCATCAACATAGGAAGCAATGACTACCTCAATAATTATCTCATGCCTTCTCTCTACTCTACCAGTTTCACTTACAACCCTCGAGATTATGCTCACCTTCTCATTGCAAGCTACACAGATCAAATATTG GTGCTGCATAGTTTAGGAGTAAAGAAGTTCTTTTTGACAGCAGTGGGTCCACTAGGATGCATCCCAAATCAATTAGCCACAGGTCTAGCTCCTCCAGGGAACTGTATATCCTTTGTTAATGATTGGGTTGAAATTTTCAATATGCAGCTCAAGTCTCTCGTGGATCAACTGAATCACAACCATTCCGACTCCATTTTTGTTTATGGCAACACTTATGCAGCGTTCAATGATGTACTCGACAACCCTTCTTCTTACG GATTTGAAGTGACTGATAGAGGGTGCTGTGGTATTGGAAGGAATGAAGGTCTAATAACTTGCCTTCCCTTTGCAATCCCATGCTTTAACAGAGATAAATACGTCTTCTGGGATGCTTATCACCCAACCCAAGCTTTCAACCGAATCATGGCCCAGAGAGCTTATTCAGGGCCCCCATCCGATTGTTATCCCATTAACATTAAACAAATGGCTCTAATTTAG
- the LOC8284999 gene encoding GDSL esterase/lipase At5g08460 isoform X1, with protein MELKIIAVMLGLLQIITSIHNNNNIHCCGSGGVVMGSQIPAMFVFGDSLLDDGNNNYLINALAKSDYFPYGIDYGGPTGRFSNGKIIIDFLGDLIGLPPLPPFAATATGITSILNGVNYASAAAGILDDTGKNLGDRYTLRQQVQNFKTSVTQLKAQMDDNKLSEYLGKSLALINIGSNDYLNNYLMPSLYSTSFTYNPRDYAHLLIASYTDQILVLHSLGVKKFFLTAVGPLGCIPNQLATGLAPPGNCISFVNDWVEIFNMQLKSLVDQLNHNHSDSIFVYGNTYAAFNDVLDNPSSYGFEVTDRGCCGIGRNEGLITCLPFAIPCFNRDKYVFWDAYHPTQAFNRIMAQRAYSGPPSDCYPINIKQMALI; from the exons ATGGAGTTGAAGATTATTGCTGTCATGTTGGGATTACTGCAAATTATAACGAgcattcataataataataatattcacTGCTGTGGGAGTGGTGGAGTAGTGATGGGATCACAAATTCCAGCCATGTTTGTGTTTGGAGACTCCTTACTAGATGATGGTAATAACAACTATCTAATTAATGCTTTAGCAAAATCTGACTATTTCCCTTATGGAATCGACTATGGTGGCCCAACTGGCAGATTTTCCAATGGAAAAATCATCATCGACTTTCtag GTGATCTGATAGGGCTACCTCCTCTTCCACCCTTTGCAGCAACAGCAACAGGAATTACAAGCATTCTTAATGGAGTCAATTATGCTTCAGCTGCTGCAGGGATTCTTGATGACACTGGAAAAAATCTA GGAGATCGATATACCTTAAGGCAGCAAgtgcaaaattttaaaactagtGTAACCCAATTAAAGGCTCAAATGGATGACAATAAACTGAGCGAGTATTTGGGAAAGTCCTTGGCTCTCATCAACATAGGAAGCAATGACTACCTCAATAATTATCTCATGCCTTCTCTCTACTCTACCAGTTTCACTTACAACCCTCGAGATTATGCTCACCTTCTCATTGCAAGCTACACAGATCAAATATTG GTGCTGCATAGTTTAGGAGTAAAGAAGTTCTTTTTGACAGCAGTGGGTCCACTAGGATGCATCCCAAATCAATTAGCCACAGGTCTAGCTCCTCCAGGGAACTGTATATCCTTTGTTAATGATTGGGTTGAAATTTTCAATATGCAGCTCAAGTCTCTCGTGGATCAACTGAATCACAACCATTCCGACTCCATTTTTGTTTATGGCAACACTTATGCAGCGTTCAATGATGTACTCGACAACCCTTCTTCTTACG GATTTGAAGTGACTGATAGAGGGTGCTGTGGTATTGGAAGGAATGAAGGTCTAATAACTTGCCTTCCCTTTGCAATCCCATGCTTTAACAGAGATAAATACGTCTTCTGGGATGCTTATCACCCAACCCAAGCTTTCAACCGAATCATGGCCCAGAGAGCTTATTCAGGGCCCCCATCCGATTGTTATCCCATTAACATTAAACAAATGGCTCTAATTTAG